A region of Diceros bicornis minor isolate mBicDic1 chromosome 31, mDicBic1.mat.cur, whole genome shotgun sequence DNA encodes the following proteins:
- the LOC131395132 gene encoding olfactory receptor 4B1-like gives MDSMASTNNVTELILTGLFQTPQVQRVCFVVFLPVYLATLAGNGLIIVTVSISKSLHSPMYFFLSYLSLVEISYSSTIVPKFITDLLAKIKTISLEGCVAQIFFFHFFGVTETFLLTVMAYDRYVAICKPLHYTTIMSQPVCHLLVAGSCLGGVIHSMIQILVTVQLPFCGPNVIDHYFCDLHPLFKIACADTSVEGVIVLANSGLLSIFSLLLLVSSYIVILVNLRNHSAEGRRKALSTCASHIMVVILFFGPATFLYMRPSSTLTEDKLMAVFYTVITPMLNPIIYTLRNAEVKITMRRLWGKKVNSGVE, from the coding sequence ATGGATTCCATGGCTAGTACAAATAATGTGACTGAGTTGATTTTAACTGGTCTTTTCCAGACTCCACAGGTGCAGAGAGTGTGCTTTGTGGTGTTTCTTCCCGTGTACCTCGCCACGCTGGCTGGCAATGGCCTCATCATTGTGACGGTCAGCATCAGTAAGAGTCTGCATtctcccatgtacttcttccttagCTATCTGTCCCTGGTGGAGATCAGTTACTCATCTACTATTGTCCCTAAATTCATCACAGACTTACTGGCCAAGATTAAAACCATCTCCCTGGAGGGCTGTGTGGCTCAGATATTCTTCTTCCACTTTTTTGGAGTTACTGAGACCTTCCTGCTCACAGtaatggcctatgaccgctatgtggccatttgTAAACCCCTTCACTACACAACTATCATGAGTCAGCCTGTGTGTCACCTTCTGGTGGCTGGCTCCTGTCTAGGTGGTGTAATACACTCCATGATTCAGATCCTTGTCACTGTCCAATTGCCCTTCTGTGGTCCCAATGTGATCGACCACTACTTCTGTGACCTCCATCCCTTATTCAAGATTGCCTGCGCTGATACCTCAGTGGAAGGGGTTATTGTGTTGGCCAACAGTGGATTATTATctatcttttccctcctcctcttggtGTCCTCTTATATCGTCATCCTGGTGAACTTGAGGAACCATTCTGCAGAGGGGAGGCGCAAAGCCCTCTCCACCTGTGCCTCTCACATCATGGTGGTCATCTTATTCTTCGGACCTGCCACGTTCCTCTACATGcgaccctcctccaccctcactgAGGACAAACTGATGGCCGTCTTCTACACGGTCATCACCCCCATGCTGAACCCCATCATCTACACACTCAGAAATGCAGAGGTGAAAATCACCATGAGGAGGTTATGGGGCAAGAAAGTGAATTCAGGagtggaataa
- the LOC131395135 gene encoding olfactory receptor 4S1, producing MGIQNNVTEFVLFGLFQSREMQHVCFVVFSLFHVLTVLGNLLVIITINASKTLKAPMYFFLSHLSFADMCYPSATTPKMIADTFVERKTISFNGCMTQLFSAHFFGGGTEIFLLTAMAYDRYVAICRPLHYTTIMDRWKCGLLAGASWMAGFLHSILQTLLTVQLPFCGPNEIDNFFCDVHPLLKLACADTYVVGLIVVANSGMISLVSFIILVISYMVILLNLRSQSSEGQLKALSTCGSHIITVLLVLVPPMFMYIRPSTTLAADKLVILFNIVMPPLLNPLIYTLRNNEVKNAMRKLFGVKGFLGKK from the coding sequence ATGGGCATCCAGAACAACGTGACTGAGTTTGTGTTGTTTGGCCTTTTCCAGAGCAGGGAGATGCAGCATGTGTGCTTCGTGGTCTTCTCCCTCTTCCATGTCCTCACTGTCCTGGGGAACCTTCtggtcatcatcaccatcaatgCCAGCAAGACCCTGAAGGCtcccatgtatttcttcctcagCCACCTGTCTTTTGCTGACATGTGCTATCCATCCGCTACCACACCCAAGATGATCGCTGACACTTTTGTGGAGCGCAAGACCATCTCCTTCAACGGCTGCATGACCCAGCTCTTTTCTGCTCACTTCTTTGGTGGTGGAACTGAGATCTTCCTCCTCACagccatggcctatgaccgctacgTGGCCATCTGTAGGCCCTTGCACTACACAACCATCATGGATCGGTGGAAGTGCGGCCTGCTGGCAGGGGCCTCCTGGATGGCTGGCTTCTTGCATTCCATCCTGCAGACCCTCCTTACAGTCCAGCTGCCCTTTTGTGGGCCCAATGAGATTGACAACTTCTTCTGTGATGTTCATCCCCTGCTGAAGCTGGCCTGTGCAGACACCTATGTGGTGGGGCTCATTGTGGTGGCCAACAGTGGCATGATCTCCTTAGTGTCCTTCATCATCCTCGTCATCTCCTACATGGTCATCTTACTGAACCTGAGAAGCCAGTCATCTGAGGGCCAGCTCAAGGCTCTGTCCACATGTGGCTCACACATCATCACTGTCCTTCTGGTCCTCGTGCCCCCCATGTTCATGTACATTCGTCCCTCTACCACTCTGGCTGCTGACAAACTTGTCATCCTCTTTAACATCGTCATGCCACCTTTGCTGAACCCTCTGATCTACACACTGAGGAACAATGAGGTGAAAAATGCCATGAGGAAACTGTTTGGGGTCAAGGGGTTCTTGGGGAAGAAGTGA